The Vibrio tubiashii DNA window TTTTGTCACACTCATTTTGCCTTCCATGCTCTAAACTCCTGTTTTCTTTATGCTAAACTGGCATGAAGAATCGACTTCATCTCTTCACCCGTCGTCAGTGGTAAGTCAAAGCAGAATGCTGGCTCTAACGCCTCAACATCTTGCTTGCTTACCCCAACTTGCGTAAGGTTCGACTCCAAGCCAATGTCTTGTAAGAAACTCACCAAGTGACCTGCCAAGGATTGCGCTTTCTCTTCAGTGCTTCCCACGGCACCAAACAGTTCGGCAACTTGTGCGTATCGCTCTGGTTGCTTACGCCATTGCAGTTGGACATAGGCGGGATAAACAACCGCTAATGTCAAACCATGTGGCAAATTGGTTTTCTGGCTGCCGAGAATCTCACCCAGTGGATGAGGTGCCCCTGCGCCGCCATTAGCCAGTGAAATACCACCTAATGTGTCAGCCGTGGCAAGCTCGCAGCGACCTTGAATATCAGAGCCGTCTGCCACCACTTTTGGTAGGTTATCCACCACCAACTTCATTGCACGCAACGCAAGTTGATCAACAAATGGCGAAGGTCGAGTGCCCGTGAATGATTCAAACGCATGTGAAAACGCATCAAAGCCAGTCATCGCAGTCATTCTCGGTGGAAGTGTTAGCATTAACTCTGGGTCAATCACTGCTTCAACCGGGAAAAACTGCGGATGGAAAAGTGTCAACTTAGCGTGCTGTTCTACGTCAGTAATCACCGCTGCTTGAGTGACCTGAGAGCCAGTACCTGAAGTTGTTGGCACCGCAATTAACGGCACAACCGAGGCTGGTAATTCTGCAATGTCACCAAATGGAGAGTCATAGGTGTTAAACCAATGCGTCCAATCGATGTCAGGTGCTTTGATGGTTGCGGCGATGATTTTCGCGGTATCAATTGAGGAGCCGCCGCCCACCGCAAGCACGACATCACACTCTGCCGCTTGAGCAACTTGACGGCCTAATTCGACAACCGTGGTTGGAGGGTTAGGAACCACACCATCAAAGTGTGTCACTGTAATCCCTTCACTTGCCAAAAGCGCAAAGATGCGATCATAGGCAGGTTTAACGGCATCAAAGATCGGCTCTGAGACAACAAGGCAGCGTTTCCCGTACTGAGCGACTAGCTGACCAATTTTTGAAATTTCACCCGCACCAAACAGTAATTTGGTCGGCTGATAATGTTGAAATTGTGTCATGATAAAATCCTTGGTAGAGGTGCCAAGCCGGAGCATATCGGGGGAACATCAGCCTGGCACCAAATTCTTTAACGGGCAATTAAGCCGGTTCTACTTCAGCTGCGACGTTTTTCTCTGCTTGGTCCAATGCAGCGCGGAAGTCATGCACACCTGCTGTAATACCTTTCTCATGACCAAAGATATTGGTTGAAGCAACCATCACGTCGATGTCTTCTTTCAGCAGAGCTTCTAGGTTGTGGTTACGGATACCGCCATCCACACACAATTCACAATTAGGGTTACGTTCGTTAATAAGCTGGCGAGCTTCACGAATCATTTCGATTGCTGATTCACGCCATAGCCACTCATCGTTGTTCACACCGTGGATAACAATGTGCAAGCGATCTAGGTAGTAAATGGCTTCTTTAACGAAAGAAACAGGGGTGAAACAACCGACAGTCAAACCAAATTTCATGTTGTAGTCGCGGCAGTACTTCATCATGTACGCGAGTGGTGCGCCCAAAAAGTTTTCTGCTGGGAGGATCAGCATGTCTGCCCCTGCCGCTGCGATTTTTTCAACGAATAGACGATCGCAATCTTTAAAGTACGCGTGTACTTCAATTGGCTTGTCAGTGTATTGACGAATACCTTCAACAATTTGATGCCCGCCCATTAGCTGCATATTTTTCAAATCATGCATATCTGCTGCATCACAGTGGATGTAGTCTGCACCTGCATCTGAAACTTCTTTTACGATGTCAGCCATATGACCGTAATCAACGTGCGCTAGACCTGCAGCAATTTTTACTTTTTTCATGAGATTTCCTTAGTAGCTAAATGAGTGTTGGCATGTGTGTTGGCCTTCACGAACGATCAGTCGTAAATACTGGCCAATGCCGCAACCGTTGTTATCTGTGATAATGAGATTCGCGATTCCTCGAAGTGCCGGACTCGCATTGTCCATCGCAACGGGTTCAC harbors:
- a CDS encoding iron-containing alcohol dehydrogenase, whose product is MTQFQHYQPTKLLFGAGEISKIGQLVAQYGKRCLVVSEPIFDAVKPAYDRIFALLASEGITVTHFDGVVPNPPTTVVELGRQVAQAAECDVVLAVGGGSSIDTAKIIAATIKAPDIDWTHWFNTYDSPFGDIAELPASVVPLIAVPTTSGTGSQVTQAAVITDVEQHAKLTLFHPQFFPVEAVIDPELMLTLPPRMTAMTGFDAFSHAFESFTGTRPSPFVDQLALRAMKLVVDNLPKVVADGSDIQGRCELATADTLGGISLANGGAGAPHPLGEILGSQKTNLPHGLTLAVVYPAYVQLQWRKQPERYAQVAELFGAVGSTEEKAQSLAGHLVSFLQDIGLESNLTQVGVSKQDVEALEPAFCFDLPLTTGEEMKSILHASLA
- a CDS encoding ribulose-phosphate 3-epimerase — its product is MKKVKIAAGLAHVDYGHMADIVKEVSDAGADYIHCDAADMHDLKNMQLMGGHQIVEGIRQYTDKPIEVHAYFKDCDRLFVEKIAAAGADMLILPAENFLGAPLAYMMKYCRDYNMKFGLTVGCFTPVSFVKEAIYYLDRLHIVIHGVNNDEWLWRESAIEMIREARQLINERNPNCELCVDGGIRNHNLEALLKEDIDVMVASTNIFGHEKGITAGVHDFRAALDQAEKNVAAEVEPA